From one Brachypodium distachyon strain Bd21 chromosome 4, Brachypodium_distachyon_v3.0, whole genome shotgun sequence genomic stretch:
- the LOC100833222 gene encoding extensin — protein sequence MASSGCLRAASGAARGRYGTLLVELRRRAGGPPTAAMRQRHVSSVTEPPLAMQPVPEDAPPRQTPPRLGEPDPVGPPTPSPKEKITGTQGDGDAFPDDVPDTTPPPDVPMPPVSPDGGSNV from the coding sequence ATGGCCTCCTCAGGCTGCCTCCGAGctgccagcggcgccgcccgcggTCGCTACGGCACGCTTCTCGTCGAGCTAAGGCGACGCGCCGGCGGTCCTCCAACCGCGGCCATGCGACAACGGCACGTGTCGTCGGTGACCGAGCCGCCGCTGGCGATGCAGCCGGTGCCGGaggacgcgccgccgcggcagacGCCGCCGAGGCTCGGGGAGCCGGACCCCGTGGGGCCGCCCACGCCGTCGCCCAAGGAGAAGATCACCGGCACCCAGGGGGACGGCGACGCCTTCCCTGACGACGTGCCGGACACCACCCCGCCGCCTGACGTGCCGATGCCTCCGGTCTCGCCCGACGGCGGCAGCAACGTCTAG
- the LOC100832600 gene encoding uncharacterized protein LOC100832600 isoform X1 yields MAGGGGHVDQTARLSGDEFAEILRRVPPRWLAASRCVSKSWRAAIDGHGLLRADLLPLSVAGLFFHLNQHIYPEFLSCPSSSVSGRLDFLRHANPKFRGGRRIPDYRVLDQCNGLLLLPQWVVNPATGRWITLPPSPAKEEDPRNRVWCYQRFLDYDPTVSPHLEVLMVPSLVNNDYYEEEEEENPLVAMGMAGLEWPPSPCKMHVFSSRSGRWEERSFVREGDAAGTLGELRLGLSCCAAAHLRGTLYIHCLADSIMRISLADNTYRMIKTPVYAAGLKPYRLRIDMGRSENGVYFASLHNGCLRVWILKELCGGEVEWILKHENDLKPMLVVHPSVFDRPVHGQGPWILEDINYNLFWSPRLPEDDREITVQENSEWYYNNGNPLDNGHEARKYSYWDTDILGFHPYKEIYLL; encoded by the exons atggcgggcggcggcgggcacgtGGACCAGACGGCGCGCCTCTCCGGCGACGAGTTCGCCGAGATCCTCCGCCGCGTGCCGCCCCGCTGGCTGGCGGCCTCCCGCTGCGTCAGCAAGTCCTGGCGCGCCGCCATCGACGGCCacggcctcctccgcgccgaCCTGCTCCCGCTCTCCGTCGCCGGCCTCTTCTTCCACCTCAACCAGCACATCTACCCGGAGTTCCTCTcctgcccttcttcttcagtcaGCGGCAGGCTCGACTTCCTCCGCCACGCCAACCCCAAATTCCGCGGCGGCCGTCGAATTCCCGACTACCGCGTCCTCGACCAATGcaacggcctcctccttctcccccaaTGGGTAGTCAACCCCGCCACCGGGCGGTGGATCACTCTGCCCCCGAGCCCAGCCAAGGAGGAAGACCCAAGGAACCGCGTGTGGTGCTACCAGCGGTTCCTGGACTACGACCCGACGGTGTCGCCTCACTTGGAGGTGCTCATGGTCCCGTCCTTGGTGAACAACGATTActacgaggaggaggaggaggagaacccCTTGGTGGCTATGGGGATGGCGGGGCTCGAGTGGCCGCCGTCTCCGTGCAAGATGCATGTCTTCTCGTCGAGGTCGGGCCGTTGGGAGGAGAGGTCTTTTGTCCGCGAAGGGGATGCCGCCGGGACTCTCGGCGAGTTGCGGTTGGGCTTATCTTGCTGCGCCGCCGCACATCTGCGAGGAACGCTTTACATACATTGCTTGGCTGATTCTATCATGAG gatATCCTTGGCTGATAATACATATCGCATGATTAAGACGCCTGTGTATGCTGCGGGGCTGAAGCCCTATCGTTTACGAATTGATATGGGAAGATCGGAAAATGGGGTGTACTTTGCGTCACTTCATAATGGTTGCCTTCGGGTTTGGATCCTCAAGGAGTTGTGTGGTGGTGAGGTCGAGTGGATCTTGAAGCATGAAAATGACCTCAAGCCCATGTTAGTAGTGCATCCTTCCGTATTTGACCGCCCGGTTCATGGTCAAGGTCCCTGGATTTTAGAAGATATTAACTATAACTTATTCTGGTCTCCTCGTCTTCCCGAAGATGACAGGGAAATAACAGTCCAAGAGAACTCTGAGTGGTACTACAACAATGGTAATCCTCTTGACAATGGACATGAAGCCAGAAAGTATTCCTACTGGGATACGGACATACTCGGGTTCCACCCATATAAAGAGATTTATCTTCTTTAG
- the LOC100832912 gene encoding putative disease resistance RPP13-like protein 3, translated as MEEILVSAATGALGPVLGKLATLAGDEYKRLKGIRGEIESLSRELTAIDVFLEKMSEEEPEDPQDKAWMKEVRELSYDAEDSLDDFMARVAARPRPSPGGCMGKVMGFVGRTKDRHRIAKAIEDLKIQAVEVSQRNARYNRPGPPAAAAAAVAAAPTEPRQVDPRALAIFEDASKLVGVEEPKEEVIQLLADEGESTQQQQPLKVVAIVGSGGLGKTTLANRVYQELKRGFDCHAFLSVSQNPDMVSVMSNILSQLDKKYSATAKEHLPQLITKVGEFLADKRYFIVVDDIWKVETWDVIKYAFPTTSYGSKIITTTRINVVAQSCRSSFIGHIYNMRPLDMTYSRQLFYGRLFNSEEKCPSYLKEISSQILEKCAGLPLAIIAIAGLLADKASKKDKWEQVMDSVGRALRNASVDVMVNVISLSYLDLPRHLKTCLLYLSIFPEDHTINKENLIRRWIGEGFIHKQAGYTAHESGEMCFNELINRSLIQPVEIDETFGHEVKSCRVHDTVHDFIVFKAIEENFVTIVGVPGVNPDPRIKVRRLSLQNGGEVPVGLVISSARSLHVFGRNAKIPSVSECRLLRVLDYEDCSQLSDDNLAGIGNLLHLKYLRFRCASALTKLPERVARIPHLEIDIDGYDRKMKIPAAIWQLQRLSVGDGYAAVPDEVAAMQGLQVLEELNVYNQSSVLLKGLGKLKSLRNLSIILNNYYAGDRWEEKQKEMVSSIAELSKASLETLHIQINEAADEIFEKDYWFPETNPPYGLRELVIDTGALSKVPTWMASLVSLEKLRFSVYGLSKEDVEILGGLPGLRHLRIQWVGDDDDEEGLEMEAAMVIAMEAHPNHPTLVWTFDE; from the exons ATGGAGGAGATTCTGGTGAGCGCGGCGACTGGTGCCTTGGGGCCCGTGCTGGGGAAGCTGGCGACCCTGGCCGGCGACGAGTACAAGCGCCTCAAGGGGATCCGCGGCGAGATCGAGTCGCTCTCCCGCGAGCTCACCGCCATAGACGTCTTCCTGGAGAAGATGTCGGAGGAGGAGCCTGAGGACCCGCAGGACAAGGCCTGGATGAAGGAGGTGCGGGAGCTCTCGTACGACGCCGAGGACAGCCTCGACGACTTCATggcccgcgtcgccgcccggcccaggcccagcccCGGCGGATGCATGGGCAAGGTCATGGGCTTCGTGGGCCGGACCAAGGATCGCCACCGGATCGCCAAGGCCATCGAGGATCTCAAGATTCAGGCCGTCGAGGTGAGCCAGAGGAATGCCAGGTACAACAGGCCCGGCccacctgccgccgccgctgccgctgtcgCCGCTGCCCCCACGGAGCCGCGGCAGGTTGACCCCAGAGCTCTTGCCATCTTTGAGGACGCGTCGAAGCTCGTCGGTGTTGAAGAACCCAAGGAAGAAGTGATCCAGCTGTTGGCCGACGAAGGCGAGTcaacacagcagcagcagccactcAAGGTGGTCGCCATTGTTGGGTCCGGAGGATTGGGGAAGACGACTCTGGCGAACCGAGTGTACCAAGAGCTCAAAAGGGGGTTCGATTGCCATGCTTTCCTGTCCGTGTCGCAGAATCCAGACATGGTAAGTGTCATGAGTAATATTCTCAGTCAGTTGGACAAGAAATACTCCGCTACTGCCAAGGAACACTTGCCACAACTTATCACCAAGGTTGGGGAATTCCTCGCCGACAAAAG ATACTTTATTGTCGTAGACGATATATGGAAGGTGGAAACATGGGATGTCATTAAGTATGCATTTCCCACAACCAGTTATGGCAGCAAAATAATAACCACCACTCGTATAAATGTTGTTGCTCAGTCATGCCGATCATCATTCATTGGCCATATATATAATATGAGGCCTCTTGATATGACGTACTCGAGGCAATTATTCTATGGAAGATTATTCAACTCTGAAGAAAAATGCCCTTCGTATCTTAAAGAAATTTCCAGTCAAATCTTGGAAAAATGTGCCGGTTTACCATTGGCGATCATTGCTATCGCTGGTTTGTTGGCTGACAAGGCAAGTAAAAAGGACAAATGGGAGCAAGTGATGGATTCAGTTGGTCGTGCACTAAGAAATGCTAGCGTCGATGTAATGGTAAACGTAATATCTCTTAGTTACCTGGATCTTCCTCGTCATCTTAAAACTTGTCTACTGTATCTGAGTATATTTCCAGAAGATCATACTATCAATAAGGAGAATTTGATAAGGAGATGGATTGGAGAGGGATTCATTCATAAACAAGCCGGTTATACTGCGCATGAGTCAGGAGAGATGTGCTTTAACGAGCTCATCAACAGGAGCTTGATCCAGCCGGTGGAGATAGATGAGACATTCGGTCATGAGGTGAAGAGCTGCCGAGTTCATGACACAGTTCATGATTTCATCGTATTCAAGGCCATTGAAGAGAACTTTGTGACTATAGTAGGTGTACCTGGTGTAAACCCCGACCCACGAATCAAGGTTCGTCGGTTGTCTCTGCAGAATGGCGGTGAGGTTCCAGTGGGACTAGTTATATCTAGTGCCCGGTCACTCCATGTTTTTGGGCGTAATGCGAAGATCCCATCTGTGTCTGAGTGCAGATTGTTGCGTGTTCTAGATTACGAAGACTGCTCGCAGTTAAGCGACGATAACCTCGCAGGTATCGGCAATTTGTTGCACCTCAAATACCTGAGGTTCAGGTGTGCGAGTGCCCTTACGAAGCTTCCAGAACGAGTAGCAAGGATTCCACATTTGGAGATTGACATAGATGGATACgacagaaaaatgaaaattccAGCTGCCATCTGGCAGCTCCAACGGTTGTCTGTTGGTGATGGTTACGCTGCAGTACCAGATGAAGTTGCAGCCATGCAAGGGCTACAAGTTCTTGAAGAGCTGAACGTCTATAATCAGTCAAGTGTGCTTCTCAAAGGTCTTGGCAAGTTGAAAAGCCTGAGGAACCTGAGCATAATATTGAACAACTACTATGCTGGTGACCGTTGGGAGGAGAAACAGAAGGAGATGGTCTCTTCCATCGCTGAGCTGAGCAAAGCAAGCCTTGAGACTCTGCACATTCAAATCAACGAGGCAGCGGATGAGATCTTCGAGAAGGATTATTGGTTCCCTGAAACTAATCCTCCATATGGCCTTCGGGAACTTGTCATCGATACCGGTGCACTCTCGAAAGTTCCTACATGGATGGCCTCGCTCGTCAGCCTCGAGAAACTGCGCTTCTCTGTCTACGGCCTCAGCAAGGAAGACGTGGAGATCTTGGGAGGCCTTCCCGGCCTGCGCCATCTCCGCATCCAGTGGGTGGgggatgacgacgacgaggagggaCTCGAAATGGAGGCTGCCATGGTGATAGCAATGGAGGCCCATCCCAACCATCCAACCTTAGTTTGGACGTTTGATGAATGA
- the LOC100832600 gene encoding uncharacterized protein LOC100832600 isoform X2, whose amino-acid sequence MAGGGGHVDQTARLSGDEFAEILRRVPPRWLAASRCVSKSWRAAIDGHGLLRADLLPLSVAGLFFHLNQHIYPEFLSCPSSSVSGRLDFLRHANPKFRGGRRIPDYRVLDQCNGLLLLPQWVVNPATGRWITLPPSPAKEEDPRNRVWCYQRFLDYDPTVSPHLEVLMVPSLVNNDYYEEEEEENPLVAMGMAGLEWPPSPCKMHVFSSRSGRWTLGELRLGLSCCAAAHLRGTLYIHCLADSIMRISLADNTYRMIKTPVYAAGLKPYRLRIDMGRSENGVYFASLHNGCLRVWILKELCGGEVEWILKHENDLKPMLVVHPSVFDRPVHGQGPWILEDINYNLFWSPRLPEDDREITVQENSEWYYNNGNPLDNGHEARKYSYWDTDILGFHPYKEIYLL is encoded by the exons atggcgggcggcggcgggcacgtGGACCAGACGGCGCGCCTCTCCGGCGACGAGTTCGCCGAGATCCTCCGCCGCGTGCCGCCCCGCTGGCTGGCGGCCTCCCGCTGCGTCAGCAAGTCCTGGCGCGCCGCCATCGACGGCCacggcctcctccgcgccgaCCTGCTCCCGCTCTCCGTCGCCGGCCTCTTCTTCCACCTCAACCAGCACATCTACCCGGAGTTCCTCTcctgcccttcttcttcagtcaGCGGCAGGCTCGACTTCCTCCGCCACGCCAACCCCAAATTCCGCGGCGGCCGTCGAATTCCCGACTACCGCGTCCTCGACCAATGcaacggcctcctccttctcccccaaTGGGTAGTCAACCCCGCCACCGGGCGGTGGATCACTCTGCCCCCGAGCCCAGCCAAGGAGGAAGACCCAAGGAACCGCGTGTGGTGCTACCAGCGGTTCCTGGACTACGACCCGACGGTGTCGCCTCACTTGGAGGTGCTCATGGTCCCGTCCTTGGTGAACAACGATTActacgaggaggaggaggaggagaacccCTTGGTGGCTATGGGGATGGCGGGGCTCGAGTGGCCGCCGTCTCCGTGCAAGATGCATGTCTTCTCGTCGAGGTCGGGCCGTT GGACTCTCGGCGAGTTGCGGTTGGGCTTATCTTGCTGCGCCGCCGCACATCTGCGAGGAACGCTTTACATACATTGCTTGGCTGATTCTATCATGAG gatATCCTTGGCTGATAATACATATCGCATGATTAAGACGCCTGTGTATGCTGCGGGGCTGAAGCCCTATCGTTTACGAATTGATATGGGAAGATCGGAAAATGGGGTGTACTTTGCGTCACTTCATAATGGTTGCCTTCGGGTTTGGATCCTCAAGGAGTTGTGTGGTGGTGAGGTCGAGTGGATCTTGAAGCATGAAAATGACCTCAAGCCCATGTTAGTAGTGCATCCTTCCGTATTTGACCGCCCGGTTCATGGTCAAGGTCCCTGGATTTTAGAAGATATTAACTATAACTTATTCTGGTCTCCTCGTCTTCCCGAAGATGACAGGGAAATAACAGTCCAAGAGAACTCTGAGTGGTACTACAACAATGGTAATCCTCTTGACAATGGACATGAAGCCAGAAAGTATTCCTACTGGGATACGGACATACTCGGGTTCCACCCATATAAAGAGATTTATCTTCTTTAG